One Onthophagus taurus isolate NC chromosome 11, IU_Otau_3.0, whole genome shotgun sequence genomic window carries:
- the LOC111415542 gene encoding M protein, serotype 2.1-like, translating into MSTFECGDNIVLGDGDGARRTAFQKTSSKRNPVPSCRRFATRQNHVQQDNLARVKLEEALSTLQKSAPSTPLKAKSSSSEPFRHRKRSKTMSEITPTKRKPIDPNLSGDGPSRPPPPKREEAARRVYQRLLLNSWRQRKIQVNTLTESSAKLQTQVDQLQIQVDVLQKLRESEAGRRSISACENAELRKECEDLRSTAETIEKDNVKLRADILNLERTLSDVEAKNQSLKIELGNARCEFAICERKAAKEIILNNCLRDENTELNEKLNAHIKAADEFRQAIKKLKEQLTVVEKNLAEANANIITLQENKRNLISKLQNESEEKTILSKDLNEEKEKRTEIEKKLQQLKNVVENLSKLRSKLTDDNVNLRATLMNLERDLAHERAQKWWKQAATTIVDSLQNAATIMLPAFPKGNRNKTTSTTDLPPRGVIPAKKRRD; encoded by the exons ATGTCTACATTCGAGTGTGGCGATAACATCGTCTTGGGGGACGGGGACGGAGCGCGGCGAACGGCGTTCCAGAAGACTTCTTCGAAAAGGAATCCGGTGCCATCATGCAGAAGATTTGCAACGCGGCAAAATCACGTGCAACAGGACAACTTAGCGAGGGTCAAGCTAGAAGAAGCGCTTTCAACGCTTCAAAAATCAGCGCCATCGACCCCTTTGAAAGCAAAATCGTCTTCATCTGAACCATTTCGGCACCGGAAGCGGTCCAAGACAATGTCGGAAATCACGCCGACAAAACGGAAGCCCATCGACCCCAA CCTGTCTGGCGACGGTCCGTCGCGACCACCACCTCCGAAGAGGGAAGAAGCGGCGCGTCGTGTTTATCAACGGTTACTGTTAAACTCTTGGCGTCAGCGCAAGATTCAAGTTAACACCCTTACTGAATCGTCCGCCAAACTTCAAACTCAA GTAGACCAACTCCAAATTCAAGTGGACGTTTTACAAAAGTTGCGCGAATCCGAAGCTGGACGAAGATCGATCTCAGCATGTGAAAACGCCGAGTTACGCAAAGAATGCGAAGATCTTCGTTCGACGGCCGAAACGATCGAAAAAGACAACGTAAAATTACGCGCCGATATCCTCAATTTAGAACGCACGTTGTCCGATGTTGAGGCGAAAAATCAAAGCTTAAAAATCGAACTGGGCAATGCTCGGTGCGAATTCGCTATTTGCGAGAGGAAAGCGgcgaaagaaataattttaaataattgtttacgTGACGAGAATACTGAGTTAAATGaaaag cttAACGCTCATATTAAAGCGGCAGATGAATTCCGTCAAGCTAtaaagaaactaaaagaaCAGTTAACGgtagttgaaaaaaatttagcaGAAGCCAACGCGAATATAATAActttacaagaaaataaacGGAATTTAATCAGTAAGCTGCAAAAcgaaagtgaagaaaaaacaattttaagtaAAGATTTAAACGAAGAAAAGGAGAAGCGAACGGAAATCGAAAAAAAGCtccaacaattaaaaaacGTTGTTGAAAACTTATCTAAATTAAGGTCGAAATTGACTGATGATAATGTTAATTTACGCGCGACTTTGATGAATTTGGAACGAGATTTAGCCCATGAAAGGGCGCAGAAATGGTGGAAACAGGCTGCGACGACGATTGTTGATTCTTTACAAAACGCAGCGACGATTATGTTGCCCGCATTCCCCAAAGGTAATCGAAATAAAACTACATCCACCACTGATTTACCACCTCGAGGAGTTATCCCGGCGAAAAAACGAAGAGATTAA